A region of Deinococcus seoulensis DNA encodes the following proteins:
- a CDS encoding DMT family transporter, whose protein sequence is MNVQAAAAPRALIPAPLLILTAAVLWGLLGILGKQAQAAGIAPLEVAFWRAALAGGLYALHAAVIRAPLPRGRDLLVTAAFGVAGVSVFYGSYQLAVRAGGASLASVLLYTAPAFVALIGWAAWRERLGRREALAIGGTLGGIGLISLGGGQGVTVSPAALGLGLTAGFTYSLYYIYGRAFFDRYAPPALLAVALPVGAACLLPFVTFSAKTAPAWGSLIALSFFSTYLAYLAYSAGLRRLNATRASVIASLEPVVAAGLAALLFAERPAPLALLGAALVIGAALLLSLQPAEKHPPVE, encoded by the coding sequence GTGAACGTCCAGGCGGCCGCCGCCCCCCGCGCCCTGATTCCCGCGCCGCTGCTGATCCTGACCGCCGCCGTCCTGTGGGGCCTGCTGGGCATCCTGGGCAAGCAGGCGCAGGCGGCCGGGATCGCCCCGCTGGAAGTCGCGTTCTGGCGCGCCGCCCTGGCCGGGGGGCTGTACGCGCTGCATGCGGCCGTGATCCGCGCGCCCCTGCCACGCGGCCGGGACCTGCTCGTCACGGCCGCGTTCGGCGTGGCGGGCGTCAGCGTGTTCTACGGCAGTTACCAGCTGGCCGTCCGGGCGGGCGGCGCGAGCCTCGCGAGCGTGCTGCTGTACACCGCGCCCGCTTTCGTCGCCCTGATCGGCTGGGCGGCGTGGCGCGAACGCCTGGGCCGGCGCGAGGCCCTCGCCATCGGCGGCACGCTGGGCGGCATCGGCCTGATCAGCCTGGGCGGCGGGCAGGGCGTGACCGTCAGCCCGGCCGCGCTGGGCCTGGGCCTGACGGCCGGGTTTACGTACTCGCTGTACTACATCTACGGCCGCGCCTTCTTCGACCGCTACGCGCCGCCCGCGCTGCTGGCCGTCGCGCTGCCCGTGGGGGCCGCGTGCCTGCTGCCGTTCGTGACGTTCAGCGCCAAGACCGCGCCCGCCTGGGGCAGCCTGATCGCCCTGTCGTTCTTCAGCACGTACCTGGCGTACCTGGCGTACAGCGCGGGCCTGCGCCGCCTGAACGCCACGCGCGCCAGCGTGATCGCCAGCCTGGAACCCGTCGTGGCGGCCGGACTGGCGGCCCTGCTGTTCGCAGAGCGTCCCGCGCCGCTGGCCCTGCTGGGCGCGGCCCTGGTCATCGGGGCCGCCCTGCTGCTCAGCCTGCAACCCGCCGAGAAGCACCCGCCCGTCGAGTAG
- a CDS encoding cob(I)yrinic acid a,c-diamide adenosyltransferase, with protein sequence MKLYTKTGDGGTTGLYGADRVSKANIRVEAYGTVDELNSAIGLARAHNTRSHKPDPALDADLEYLQNALFDVGADLATRSGTTYEKKITRMDEQDVTFIEAMIDRYQEAAPPFTGFVHPGGTPAAASLHVARTVARRAEREVIRLLHEEDANAHVQVYLNRLSDLLFVMARAANQAAGIEEHAWLVKGRR encoded by the coding sequence ATGAAGCTCTACACCAAGACCGGCGACGGCGGCACAACCGGCCTGTACGGCGCGGACCGCGTCAGCAAGGCGAACATCCGCGTGGAAGCGTACGGCACCGTCGACGAACTGAACAGCGCCATCGGACTAGCCCGCGCGCACAACACCCGCAGCCACAAACCCGACCCGGCCCTGGACGCCGACCTGGAATACCTCCAGAACGCCCTGTTCGACGTCGGCGCCGACCTCGCCACCCGCAGCGGCACCACCTACGAGAAGAAGATCACCCGCATGGACGAACAGGACGTGACGTTCATTGAGGCCATGATCGACCGCTACCAGGAGGCCGCGCCGCCCTTCACGGGCTTCGTGCACCCCGGCGGTACGCCCGCCGCCGCCAGCCTGCACGTGGCCCGCACCGTCGCCCGCCGCGCCGAACGCGAGGTGATCCGCCTGCTGCACGAGGAGGACGCCAACGCGCACGTGCAGGTGTACCTGAACCGGCTGTCGGACCTGCTGTTCGTCATGGCCCGCGCCGCCAACCAGGCCGCCGGAATCGAGGAACACGCGTGGCTGGTCAAGGGCCGCCGCTGA
- a CDS encoding N-acetylmuramoyl-L-alanine amidase family protein has product MKRPTVPSTRSLLTAAALSCALLFPAAQAAPRIGSHDGYTRLVFDLPASASAPSINAKVAAQSITVKLGVSLPSEQGPLRAPGVTAYAVSGSTVTVTLAAGHGSARSSVLPAAGGQPARLVIDVPTSAAASAIPAAAARPVAVTRPASTAVTARPRVVLDAGHGGIDPGMVSRWVTEEDVTLDVALRTRAELQRHGVDVIMTRTTDRHLSTNKSADLEARSRMANNGQVSAFVSIHVNSAGPSAQGIETYYFGQPLAGSNRSLAVQENGGGSLGEQLTRQAASTAQNLLGDILAQAKISFSRQLAQRVQSRLIAATGAVNRGVQTDAFYVIRNPTTPAILVEVGFGSHPVEGPKLASAAYREQLAQALARAILDFLNTK; this is encoded by the coding sequence GTGAAGCGTCCCACTGTTCCCTCCACGCGGTCCCTGCTGACCGCCGCCGCGCTGAGCTGCGCGCTGCTGTTCCCGGCGGCGCAGGCCGCGCCGCGCATCGGTTCTCACGACGGGTACACGCGGCTGGTGTTCGACCTGCCCGCCTCGGCCAGCGCGCCCAGCATCAACGCGAAGGTGGCGGCGCAGTCCATCACTGTGAAACTGGGCGTGTCGCTGCCCAGCGAGCAGGGACCGCTGCGCGCTCCGGGCGTCACCGCGTACGCCGTGTCGGGCAGCACCGTCACGGTCACGCTGGCCGCCGGGCACGGCAGCGCCCGCAGCAGCGTCCTGCCCGCCGCTGGGGGGCAACCCGCGCGGCTGGTGATTGACGTGCCCACCAGCGCCGCCGCGTCGGCCATTCCGGCGGCGGCGGCCCGCCCGGTCGCCGTGACCCGCCCGGCCAGCACGGCCGTGACCGCCCGCCCGCGCGTGGTGCTCGATGCCGGGCACGGCGGGATCGATCCCGGCATGGTCAGCCGCTGGGTGACCGAGGAGGACGTGACGCTGGACGTGGCCCTGCGCACCCGCGCCGAGTTGCAGCGCCACGGGGTGGACGTGATCATGACCCGCACCACTGACCGGCACCTGAGCACCAACAAGAGCGCCGACCTCGAGGCCCGCTCGCGCATGGCGAACAACGGGCAGGTGAGTGCGTTCGTCAGCATTCACGTGAACTCGGCCGGGCCGTCCGCGCAGGGCATCGAGACGTACTACTTCGGGCAGCCGCTGGCGGGCAGTAACCGCAGCCTGGCCGTGCAGGAGAACGGCGGCGGCAGCCTCGGCGAGCAGCTGACCCGTCAGGCGGCCAGCACCGCCCAGAACCTGCTGGGCGACATTCTGGCGCAGGCGAAGATCTCGTTCAGCCGTCAGCTGGCGCAGCGGGTGCAGTCGCGCCTGATCGCCGCGACGGGCGCCGTGAACCGTGGCGTGCAGACCGACGCGTTCTACGTGATCCGCAACCCCACCACGCCCGCCATCCTGGTCGAGGTGGGGTTCGGGTCGCACCCGGTCGAGGGGCCGAAACTGGCGTCCGCCGCGTACCGCGAGCAGCTGGCGCAGGCGCTGGCGCGGGCCATCCTGGACTTCCTGAACACCAAGTAA
- a CDS encoding GNAT family N-acetyltransferase, which produces MLTKQTESVSPHTATPDALRAFLTTTAPEGYALVGTFEPGREEAAAVAGYRVMHLLWAGRTLYVDDLSTLPEYRGRGHARALLHWLEGRARELDCAELHLDSGVGETRFTAHRLYHRAGMNVTAHHFSLPLARGTA; this is translated from the coding sequence TTGTTAACGAAACAGACGGAATCCGTATCACCCCATACCGCCACGCCGGACGCCCTGCGCGCCTTCCTGACCACCACCGCGCCCGAGGGCTACGCGCTGGTCGGCACCTTCGAACCGGGCCGCGAGGAGGCCGCCGCCGTCGCCGGGTACCGCGTCATGCACCTGCTCTGGGCCGGGCGCACCCTGTACGTGGACGACCTCAGCACCCTCCCCGAATACCGTGGACGCGGCCACGCCCGCGCGCTGCTGCACTGGCTGGAGGGCCGCGCCCGCGAGCTTGACTGCGCAGAACTGCACCTCGACTCCGGAGTGGGGGAGACGCGCTTTACGGCCCACCGCCTGTACCACCGCGCCGGGATGAACGTCACCGCCCACCACTTCAGCCTCCCGCTGGCTCGGGGGACGGCATGA
- the pdxR gene encoding MocR-like pyridoxine biosynthesis transcription factor PdxR has protein sequence MVAPSKAPLPAQIRGPLTARADELPFPLDLRRDQTDALHAQLARQIREAVLSGLLPGGTPLPGTRTLARTLGVTRGVVEAAYAELLADGTAQAEVGRGTRVRDETPAPAPQVPTGVAGVPAWLPVIPPLPVDGPGVRPGLDFRVGVTGTATLDLRAWRQAWADAAREEVSGGYADPAGEQRLRAALAAFAGRQRGLGAQAEDVLVTGGTLHALNLIVRALLPPGSRVLMENPGYRAARQVLLDAGHEVVPVPVDADGLIVNADTPAARLVYVTPSHQFPLGGRMCLPRRLALLEWAARHDALIVEDDYDGEFRYGAPPLPPLAALAAQTGAGGRVLYLGTLSKVLTPSVRTGFVVAAPPLLSRLVRARTLLDFGPPVQVQSALTHLLSGGHVDRHIRRSRRWHAQVRAALTESLNGLDGLAHLGGIEAGLHVCLHLHPALPASVVAAELAAQGVHVTTLDTYTQGEPQNALLLGHGGLSAAQAAAGGRVIAGTLRKRAARAGLTPYCEA, from the coding sequence ATGGTGGCCCCCTCGAAAGCTCCACTTCCCGCTCAGATACGGGGGCCACTGACGGCCCGTGCGGATGAGCTGCCCTTCCCGCTGGACCTGCGCCGCGACCAGACTGACGCGCTGCACGCGCAACTGGCCCGGCAGATCCGCGAGGCGGTCCTCTCGGGCCTGCTGCCGGGCGGCACGCCGCTGCCCGGTACGCGCACGCTGGCGCGGACGCTGGGGGTCACGCGCGGCGTCGTGGAGGCGGCGTACGCGGAACTGCTCGCGGACGGCACGGCGCAGGCCGAGGTGGGGCGCGGCACCCGCGTGCGCGACGAGACACCCGCGCCCGCCCCGCAGGTTCCGACCGGTGTGGCGGGCGTTCCGGCGTGGCTGCCGGTCATCCCTCCGCTGCCGGTGGACGGGCCGGGCGTGCGTCCGGGGCTGGATTTCCGGGTGGGCGTGACCGGGACCGCCACCCTGGACCTGCGGGCGTGGCGGCAGGCCTGGGCGGACGCGGCGCGTGAGGAGGTCAGCGGCGGGTACGCCGACCCGGCGGGCGAACAGCGGCTGCGCGCGGCCCTGGCGGCGTTCGCGGGGCGGCAGCGTGGGCTGGGCGCGCAGGCGGAGGATGTGCTCGTGACGGGCGGGACGCTGCACGCCCTGAACCTGATCGTGCGCGCGCTGCTGCCGCCGGGGTCGCGGGTCCTGATGGAGAATCCGGGGTACCGCGCAGCGCGGCAGGTGCTGCTGGACGCCGGGCACGAGGTCGTTCCCGTGCCGGTGGACGCCGACGGCCTGATCGTGAACGCGGACACGCCCGCCGCGCGGCTGGTGTACGTGACGCCCAGCCACCAGTTTCCGCTGGGGGGCCGCATGTGCCTGCCCCGGCGGCTGGCGCTGCTGGAGTGGGCGGCCCGGCATGACGCGCTGATCGTCGAGGACGACTACGACGGCGAGTTCCGCTACGGCGCGCCCCCGCTGCCGCCCCTGGCCGCGCTGGCCGCGCAGACGGGCGCGGGGGGGCGGGTGCTGTACCTGGGCACACTGAGCAAGGTCCTGACCCCCTCGGTGCGGACGGGGTTCGTCGTGGCCGCACCGCCGCTACTGTCGCGGCTGGTGCGGGCGCGGACGCTGCTGGACTTCGGGCCGCCCGTTCAGGTGCAGTCGGCCCTGACGCACCTGCTGAGCGGCGGGCATGTGGACCGGCACATCCGCCGCTCGCGCCGGTGGCACGCGCAGGTCCGCGCGGCGCTGACCGAATCACTGAATGGTCTGGACGGACTGGCACACCTGGGCGGCATCGAGGCGGGCCTGCACGTCTGCCTGCACCTCCACCCCGCGCTGCCCGCTTCGGTTGTGGCGGCGGAACTGGCCGCGCAGGGCGTTCACGTGACCACCCTGGACACCTACACGCAGGGCGAACCCCAGAACGCGCTGCTGCTGGGGCACGGGGGTCTCAGCGCGGCGCAGGCGGCGGCAGGCGGGCGCGTGATCGCGGGCACCCTGCGAAAGCGTGCTGCCCGCGCGGGCCTCACGCCGTACTGTGAAGCATGA
- the malQ gene encoding 4-alpha-glucanotransferase, whose translation MTITRSSGVLLHPTSLPGPYGIGELGAHARAFVDWLSRAGQKYWQVMPLGPTGYGDSPYQAFSAFAGNPYLIDLTALREHGLLEDTDFNALPDFNADKVDFGQQYVWRNQMLGRAHAHYAFGGAQHLKADFEAFKHEEAAWLDDYALFMALKDAHGGLPWNAWEPATRDRHPEALAAAREQLASTTERVKFIQFLFFRQWTVLRRYAAEKGIQIIGDIPIFVAMDSSDVWANRDQFYFDDQGQPTVVAGVPPDYFSETGQLWGNPLYNWQAMQDTGFQWWIDRFQGSLKLFDLIRIDHFRGFAASWEIPFPADTAIHGQWVPAMGHEMFTAVREALGVLPIIAEDLGVITPDVEKLRDDFAFPGMAVLQFAFGGGDFSVNDFLPHNLRENQVVYSGTHDNDTTRGWWAHASEQEKHNFRVYTSSDPAEDTFAAQLTRMAFESRAALAVVPLQDLLNLGTDARMNLPGTTGDHNWTWRYRAADLRPDIATTLRELTEATGR comes from the coding sequence ATGACCATCACACGATCCAGCGGCGTTCTGCTGCACCCCACCAGCCTCCCCGGCCCCTACGGCATCGGGGAACTCGGCGCGCACGCCCGCGCCTTCGTGGACTGGCTCTCCCGAGCCGGACAGAAGTACTGGCAGGTCATGCCGCTCGGCCCCACCGGCTACGGCGACAGCCCCTACCAGGCGTTCAGCGCCTTCGCCGGGAACCCCTACCTGATCGACCTGACCGCCCTGCGCGAACACGGCCTGCTGGAAGACACCGACTTCAACGCCCTGCCGGACTTCAACGCCGACAAGGTCGACTTCGGGCAGCAGTACGTGTGGCGCAACCAGATGCTGGGCCGCGCCCACGCCCACTACGCCTTCGGCGGCGCCCAGCACCTGAAAGCCGACTTCGAGGCCTTCAAGCACGAGGAAGCCGCGTGGCTCGACGACTACGCGCTGTTCATGGCCCTTAAGGACGCGCACGGCGGCCTGCCCTGGAACGCCTGGGAGCCCGCCACCCGCGACCGCCACCCCGAGGCGCTGGCCGCCGCCCGCGAGCAACTGGCCAGCACCACCGAACGCGTGAAGTTCATCCAGTTCCTGTTCTTCCGGCAGTGGACGGTGCTGCGCCGCTACGCCGCCGAGAAGGGCATCCAGATCATCGGGGACATTCCCATCTTCGTCGCCATGGACAGCAGCGACGTCTGGGCCAACCGCGACCAGTTCTACTTCGACGACCAGGGCCAGCCGACCGTCGTGGCGGGCGTCCCGCCGGACTACTTCAGCGAGACCGGCCAGCTGTGGGGCAACCCGTTGTACAACTGGCAGGCCATGCAGGACACCGGCTTCCAGTGGTGGATCGACCGGTTCCAGGGCAGCCTGAAACTCTTCGACCTGATCCGCATCGACCACTTCCGGGGCTTCGCGGCCAGCTGGGAGATTCCCTTCCCCGCCGACACCGCCATCCACGGCCAGTGGGTGCCCGCCATGGGCCACGAGATGTTCACGGCCGTCCGCGAGGCGCTGGGCGTCCTGCCTATCATCGCCGAGGACCTGGGCGTCATCACGCCCGACGTCGAGAAACTCCGCGACGACTTCGCCTTCCCCGGCATGGCCGTCCTGCAGTTCGCGTTCGGCGGCGGCGACTTCAGCGTGAACGACTTCCTGCCGCACAACCTCCGCGAGAACCAGGTCGTGTACTCCGGCACGCACGACAACGACACCACCCGCGGCTGGTGGGCGCACGCCAGCGAACAGGAAAAACACAACTTCCGCGTGTACACCAGCAGCGACCCCGCCGAGGACACCTTCGCCGCCCAGCTGACCCGCATGGCCTTCGAGAGCCGCGCCGCGCTGGCCGTCGTGCCCCTCCAGGACCTCCTGAACCTCGGCACGGACGCCCGCATGAACCTGCCCGGCACCACCGGCGACCACAACTGGACGTGGCGGTACCGCGCCGCCGACCTGCGCCCCGACATCGCCACGACCCTGCGCGAACTGACCGAAGCCACCGGACGGTAA
- a CDS encoding DUF1028 domain-containing protein yields MTFSIVGRDARTGDLGVAVASKFLAVGALVPFVQGGVGAVATQSYVNPTFGPEGLRLLSSGLDAQAVSAHFQATDPGIAQRQFGLVSASGGSATFTGPDCHAWAGGYAAPDVAIQGNILAGPGVVTAMRAAWEAGTDLPLPRRLLAALMAGDAAGGDRRGRQSAVLLCAGPGRGYGGLTDDWVNLRADDHAAPCAELARLLDVHDLLFTRPETTRPLTPEQLDWLRALLIRQGYAAALPAGPWDTDTEAAAWALYGTENLEERWVPGGQVDPVALAYLQQRYGAEG; encoded by the coding sequence ATGACCTTTTCCATCGTGGGCCGCGACGCCCGCACGGGCGACCTGGGCGTGGCCGTCGCCAGCAAGTTCCTGGCCGTGGGCGCGCTGGTGCCGTTCGTGCAGGGCGGCGTGGGCGCCGTCGCCACCCAGAGTTACGTGAACCCCACCTTCGGCCCGGAAGGGCTGCGGCTGCTGAGCAGCGGCCTGGACGCGCAGGCCGTCAGCGCGCACTTCCAGGCGACCGACCCCGGCATCGCGCAGCGGCAGTTCGGTCTGGTGAGTGCCAGCGGCGGCAGCGCCACCTTCACCGGCCCCGACTGCCACGCCTGGGCGGGCGGGTACGCCGCGCCGGACGTCGCGATCCAGGGCAACATCCTGGCCGGGCCGGGCGTCGTGACCGCCATGCGCGCCGCCTGGGAGGCCGGAACGGACCTGCCACTGCCGCGCCGCCTGCTGGCCGCCCTGATGGCCGGCGACGCGGCCGGAGGGGACCGCCGGGGCCGTCAGTCGGCCGTGCTGCTGTGCGCCGGACCCGGGCGCGGCTACGGCGGCCTGACCGACGACTGGGTGAACCTGCGCGCCGACGACCACGCCGCCCCCTGCGCGGAACTGGCCCGCCTGCTTGACGTGCACGACCTGCTGTTCACCCGCCCCGAAACCACCCGCCCCCTCACGCCGGAGCAGCTGGACTGGCTGCGCGCCCTGCTGATCCGCCAGGGGTACGCCGCCGCCCTGCCCGCCGGACCCTGGGACACCGACACCGAGGCGGCCGCCTGGGCGCTGTACGGCACCGAGAACCTGGAGGAACGCTGGGTGCCCGGCGGTCAGGTGGACCCCGTCGCGCTGGCGTACCTCCAGCAGCGGTACGGTGCCGAGGGGTGA
- a CDS encoding DJ-1/PfpI family protein: MTRTVGILIFDGIEVLDLGGPFEVLSVATRLAGRDGEEPPFQPVLIGASGAPAVGRGGFRVLPHATLDDHPPLDVLIVPGGVMDAPLADGRVCAWVRAQSARVEVLASICTGAFLLASEGLLDGRRVTTHWEDQADLQGQFPALTVVPDVAWVDSGAVVTSGGISAGIDMTLHLVGRLHSRTLAERTARQMEFRWTGQGLLEGANQ; the protein is encoded by the coding sequence ATGACCCGCACCGTCGGCATCCTGATCTTCGACGGCATCGAGGTCCTCGACCTGGGCGGCCCCTTTGAGGTCCTGAGTGTCGCCACGCGACTGGCCGGGCGGGACGGCGAGGAGCCGCCCTTCCAGCCGGTCCTGATCGGCGCGTCCGGCGCCCCGGCGGTCGGGCGAGGGGGTTTCCGGGTCCTGCCGCACGCCACGCTGGACGATCACCCGCCGCTGGACGTGCTGATCGTGCCCGGCGGTGTGATGGACGCACCACTGGCTGACGGGCGTGTGTGCGCTTGGGTGCGGGCGCAATCGGCGCGGGTGGAGGTCCTCGCCTCGATCTGCACCGGCGCGTTCCTGCTCGCCTCGGAGGGGCTGCTGGACGGGCGGCGCGTCACCACCCACTGGGAGGATCAGGCGGACCTCCAGGGGCAGTTCCCGGCGCTGACGGTCGTGCCGGACGTCGCCTGGGTGGACTCGGGCGCGGTGGTCACGTCCGGCGGGATCAGCGCGGGCATCGACATGACCCTGCACCTTGTCGGGCGGCTGCACTCGCGCACGCTGGCCGAACGCACCGCCCGCCAGATGGAATTCCGCTGGACTGGACAGGGTCTGCTGGAGGGGGCGAACCAATGA
- a CDS encoding pyridoxamine 5'-phosphate oxidase family protein codes for MSSFYDPALRDPSVSRRPQNRRDDAWIEDLLLRVPLGRVATVYHGEDGRVWPFVTPLAFAYRPETHDLVYHTNVVGRLRANTEQGEAEGHPATFEVTETGALLPSNSPLELSVQYRSVIVFGTARVLHGEDARAALTTLSERVFPGLRVGTHTRPITDADLARTAVYALSIERWSGKENWADGAAQEDGWPALPAHLEAPFLPGSRA; via the coding sequence ATGAGCAGTTTCTACGACCCCGCGCTGCGTGACCCCAGCGTCAGCCGCCGCCCGCAGAACCGCCGGGACGACGCCTGGATCGAAGACCTGCTGTTGCGTGTGCCGCTGGGCCGCGTGGCGACCGTGTATCACGGCGAGGATGGCCGCGTGTGGCCGTTCGTGACGCCGCTGGCCTTCGCGTACCGCCCCGAAACGCACGACCTCGTGTACCACACGAACGTCGTGGGCCGCCTGCGCGCGAACACCGAACAGGGCGAGGCAGAGGGGCACCCCGCCACCTTCGAGGTCACCGAGACCGGCGCGCTGCTGCCCAGCAACTCCCCGCTGGAACTGAGCGTGCAGTACCGCTCCGTGATCGTGTTCGGCACCGCCCGCGTCCTACATGGCGAGGACGCCCGCGCGGCCCTGACGACCCTCAGCGAACGGGTCTTTCCTGGCCTGCGCGTGGGCACGCACACCCGCCCGATCACGGACGCCGATCTGGCCCGCACCGCCGTCTACGCCCTGAGCATCGAACGCTGGAGCGGCAAGGAGAACTGGGCGGACGGCGCCGCGCAGGAGGACGGCTGGCCCGCGCTGCCCGCTCACCTCGAAGCCCCCTTCCTGCCGGGGAGTCGCGCGTGA
- a CDS encoding Rrf2 family transcriptional regulator encodes MRLSATDVYAFQALGFLGTQDPARWVSSEEISESTGVHRPYLVRILAALTAKGVVKSKKGIGGGYALARRPQLISLCEVVRAIDGPVAPLSCISLNWHEHCPEEDRCHARTTIYTRMRDAMLGVLQEFSVQDLVIDAQQGVSYGHCLGHLLKPNA; translated from the coding sequence ATGCGGCTTTCAGCCACCGACGTGTACGCCTTTCAGGCGCTGGGATTCCTGGGCACCCAGGACCCGGCCCGCTGGGTGTCCAGCGAGGAAATCAGCGAATCGACCGGCGTTCACCGCCCCTACCTGGTGCGCATCCTGGCGGCCCTGACCGCCAAGGGCGTCGTGAAAAGCAAGAAAGGCATCGGCGGCGGGTACGCCCTGGCGCGGCGCCCCCAGCTGATCAGCCTGTGCGAGGTCGTGCGCGCCATCGACGGGCCGGTCGCGCCGCTGTCATGCATCAGCCTCAACTGGCACGAACACTGCCCCGAGGAGGACCGCTGCCACGCCCGCACCACCATCTACACCCGCATGCGCGACGCCATGCTGGGCGTGTTGCAGGAGTTCAGCGTGCAGGACCTCGTGATCGACGCGCAGCAGGGCGTCAGTTACGGCCACTGCCTCGGCCACCTCCTGAAACCCAACGCGTAG
- the pyrF gene encoding orotidine-5'-phosphate decarboxylase: MNFAQAVTDRTRRLNTRLCVGLDPRLDGYRDAAHLRTHTLDVLEATAPYAACVKPQLAFYEALGLEGMRILEDVCAAARTLGLPVLLDAKRGDIGSTAQAYAQGWLTGRHAGAALTVNPFLGFETLTPFVDTARASGGAVFVLVKTSNPGQADLQGHGVSERVADEITRLNAAEDGEYASVGAVVGATHPQDLAAFRARMPRALLLLPGLGAQGATAAQLAPAFDAGGTGALASASRGVQYARGLDVPASVQAARTFRDELNAALA; this comes from the coding sequence ATGAACTTCGCGCAGGCTGTCACCGACCGAACCCGCCGCCTGAACACCCGCCTGTGCGTGGGCCTGGACCCCCGCCTGGACGGGTACCGGGACGCCGCGCACCTGCGTACCCACACGCTGGACGTGCTGGAGGCGACCGCGCCGTACGCCGCGTGCGTCAAGCCGCAACTGGCGTTCTACGAGGCGCTGGGCCTGGAAGGAATGCGCATTCTGGAGGACGTGTGCGCGGCGGCCCGCACGCTGGGCCTGCCCGTGCTGCTGGACGCCAAACGCGGCGATATCGGCAGTACCGCGCAGGCGTACGCGCAGGGCTGGCTGACCGGACGGCACGCGGGCGCGGCCCTGACCGTCAATCCCTTCCTGGGTTTCGAGACCCTGACCCCCTTTGTGGACACGGCCCGCGCCAGTGGCGGCGCGGTGTTCGTGCTCGTGAAGACCAGCAACCCCGGACAGGCGGACCTTCAGGGGCACGGTGTCAGCGAACGCGTGGCCGACGAGATCACGCGCCTGAACGCCGCCGAGGACGGCGAGTACGCCAGCGTCGGCGCGGTCGTGGGCGCCACGCACCCGCAGGACCTCGCCGCGTTCCGCGCCCGGATGCCGCGCGCCCTGCTGCTGCTGCCGGGCCTGGGCGCCCAGGGAGCCACGGCGGCGCAACTGGCCCCCGCCTTCGACGCGGGCGGCACCGGGGCGCTGGCCAGCGCCAGCCGGGGCGTGCAGTACGCACGCGGCCTGGACGTACCGGCCAGCGTGCAGGCCGCCCGCACCTTCCGCGACGAACTGAACGCCGCACTGGCTTAG